From Poecile atricapillus isolate bPoeAtr1 chromosome 11, bPoeAtr1.hap1, whole genome shotgun sequence, one genomic window encodes:
- the LOC131583304 gene encoding C2 calcium-dependent domain-containing protein 4C-like isoform X2: MWFLEKIRVSHENGNLPSSSFLGLPQGQNLPEKARLRAAAFPNVITPDRIPEFCIPPRLTSSGSIKGSGFHQDHSLVDAALTSDYSPSSFPHLIQVESVEEEIAALEEESTNADPQSQAALSLPHFPRAPTSYGFCTLLESPHTRRKESIFHGDPHGALPSLRLSRSRANTFSGKASMSNPIAVSFASVRLPPKHLSLHRQGACDSDTASSSDSSPFSSPLLSRSPPRLCSLIKAQSQEGLLCKAQKDKSKYSMPRNNSLSTEESSSTDNSPSAIRRASEGLLGMRSFSTSCSPMFPVDLACSRERLVGESIVVMDKGGVLRLSAEYCSENERLRIRLISAEGLYDDSVEPKNINCCISFSLVPRKTQKQRSTVIKRSRNPIFNEDFFFDSIAEEELYSLSVRMKATNKGCSMKRDYTLGERELSLMSMLSV, from the coding sequence ATGTGGTTCTTGGAGAAGATCAGAGTGTCACATGAAAATGGAAACCTCCCCAGTTCTTCTTTCCTGGGACTGCCACAAGGCCAAAACCTACCAGAAAAAGCCCGACTGagggctgctgcttttccaaatgTGATCACTCCTGACAGAATCCCTGAATTCTGCATTCCCCCCAGGCTGACCAGCTCTGGCTCCATTAAGGGTAGTGGCTTCCACCAGGATCACAGTTTGGTGGATGCAGCTCTTACCTCTGATTATAGCCCCAGCTCATTTCCACATCTCATTCAGGTGGAAAGTGTTGAAGAGGAGATCGCAGCCCTGGAGGAAGAAAGCACCAATGCAGACCCACAGTCCCAAGCAGCGCTGTCCTTGCCCCACTTTCCCAGAGCCCCCACTTCCTATGGCTTCTGCACTTTGCTGGAGAGTCCCCACACCAGGAGAAAGGAGTCCATCTTCCATGGTGATCCACATGGTGCTctgcccagcctgaggctgtcTCGATCCAGAGCTAACACCTTCAGTGGCAAAGCAAGTATGTCTAATCCCATTGCTGTCAGCTTTGCTTCTGTGAGACTGCCGCCCAAGCATCTCTCTCTGCACAGGCAAGGCgcctgtgacagtgacactgcctCTTCCAGTGATTCCTCTCCTTTTAGTTCTCCACTTCTCAGCAGGTCACCTCCCAGACTCTGCTCCCTGATCAAAGCACAAAGTCAGGAGGGATTGCTCTGCAAAGCACAGAAAGACAAGAGCAAATACAGCATGCCCAGGAACAATTCTCTGTCTACAGAGGAGAGCAGCTCCACTGATAACAGCCCCAGTGCCATCAGGAGGGCCTCCGAGGGGCTGCTTGGTATGCGGAGCTTTAGCACCTCCTGTTCTCCCATGTTTCCAGTGGACCTGGCCTGCAGTCGGGAGAGACTGGTGGGAGAGAGCATCGTCGTCATGGACAAGGGAGGCGTGTTGAGGCTGTCAGCTGAATACTGCTCGGAGAACGAAAGGCTGCGGATCCGCCTCATCAGTGCAGAGGGTTTGTATGATGACTCTGTAGAGCCTAAAAACATAAACTGCTGTATCTCCTTCTCTCTGGtgccaaggaaaacacagaagcagAGAAGCACAGTTataaagagaagcagaaatccCATCTTCAATGAGGACTTCTTTTTTGACAGCATTGCAGAAGAAGAGCTGTACAGCCTCTCTGTCAGGATGAAAGCAACAAATAAAGGGTGCAGTATGAAACGGGATTATACCTTAGGAGAACGGGAATTGTCTTTAATGAGTATGCTGTCAGTGTAG
- the LOC131583304 gene encoding C2 calcium-dependent domain-containing protein 4C-like isoform X1: MLLFKGTCKSILCLVFLLAVSAFLFLLLLSISDKNTVSGFRRLVFFASSGGWAQIKRSSLAMCLKTAIPTSYCSAAGKLPGSPEEKNPQDHVAFVLGLLVISKHLGTPLWISPSNFSPLRISCLATVMWFLEKIRVSHENGNLPSSSFLGLPQGQNLPEKARLRAAAFPNVITPDRIPEFCIPPRLTSSGSIKGSGFHQDHSLVDAALTSDYSPSSFPHLIQVESVEEEIAALEEESTNADPQSQAALSLPHFPRAPTSYGFCTLLESPHTRRKESIFHGDPHGALPSLRLSRSRANTFSGKASMSNPIAVSFASVRLPPKHLSLHRQGACDSDTASSSDSSPFSSPLLSRSPPRLCSLIKAQSQEGLLCKAQKDKSKYSMPRNNSLSTEESSSTDNSPSAIRRASEGLLGMRSFSTSCSPMFPVDLACSRERLVGESIVVMDKGGVLRLSAEYCSENERLRIRLISAEGLYDDSVEPKNINCCISFSLVPRKTQKQRSTVIKRSRNPIFNEDFFFDSIAEEELYSLSVRMKATNKGCSMKRDYTLGERELSLMSMLSV; the protein is encoded by the exons ATGCTGCTTTTCAAGGGGACTTGCAAGAGCATTTTGTGCCTTGTCTTTCTTCTCGCTGTATCTGCATTCCTGTTTCTGTTGTTGCTCAGTATCAGTGATAAGAACACCGTGTCAGGGTTCCGTCGTCTCGTGTTCTTTGCGAGTAGCGGAGGGTGGGCACAAATAAAGCGAAGTTCTTTAGCAATGTGCTTGAAAACCGCAATCCCCACTTCATACTGCTCTGCCGCTGGAAAGCTGCCAGGATCTCCCGAAGAAAAGAATCCCCAAGATCATGTTGCTTTTGTCCTGGGTTTGTTAGTTATCTCGAAACACCTCGGGACGCCTCT GTGGATTTCTCCTTCAAACTTCTCCCCTTTGAGGATCTCCTGCCTAGCTACAGTGATGTGGTTCTTGGAGAAGATCAGAGTGTCACATGAAAATGGAAACCTCCCCAGTTCTTCTTTCCTGGGACTGCCACAAGGCCAAAACCTACCAGAAAAAGCCCGACTGagggctgctgcttttccaaatgTGATCACTCCTGACAGAATCCCTGAATTCTGCATTCCCCCCAGGCTGACCAGCTCTGGCTCCATTAAGGGTAGTGGCTTCCACCAGGATCACAGTTTGGTGGATGCAGCTCTTACCTCTGATTATAGCCCCAGCTCATTTCCACATCTCATTCAGGTGGAAAGTGTTGAAGAGGAGATCGCAGCCCTGGAGGAAGAAAGCACCAATGCAGACCCACAGTCCCAAGCAGCGCTGTCCTTGCCCCACTTTCCCAGAGCCCCCACTTCCTATGGCTTCTGCACTTTGCTGGAGAGTCCCCACACCAGGAGAAAGGAGTCCATCTTCCATGGTGATCCACATGGTGCTctgcccagcctgaggctgtcTCGATCCAGAGCTAACACCTTCAGTGGCAAAGCAAGTATGTCTAATCCCATTGCTGTCAGCTTTGCTTCTGTGAGACTGCCGCCCAAGCATCTCTCTCTGCACAGGCAAGGCgcctgtgacagtgacactgcctCTTCCAGTGATTCCTCTCCTTTTAGTTCTCCACTTCTCAGCAGGTCACCTCCCAGACTCTGCTCCCTGATCAAAGCACAAAGTCAGGAGGGATTGCTCTGCAAAGCACAGAAAGACAAGAGCAAATACAGCATGCCCAGGAACAATTCTCTGTCTACAGAGGAGAGCAGCTCCACTGATAACAGCCCCAGTGCCATCAGGAGGGCCTCCGAGGGGCTGCTTGGTATGCGGAGCTTTAGCACCTCCTGTTCTCCCATGTTTCCAGTGGACCTGGCCTGCAGTCGGGAGAGACTGGTGGGAGAGAGCATCGTCGTCATGGACAAGGGAGGCGTGTTGAGGCTGTCAGCTGAATACTGCTCGGAGAACGAAAGGCTGCGGATCCGCCTCATCAGTGCAGAGGGTTTGTATGATGACTCTGTAGAGCCTAAAAACATAAACTGCTGTATCTCCTTCTCTCTGGtgccaaggaaaacacagaagcagAGAAGCACAGTTataaagagaagcagaaatccCATCTTCAATGAGGACTTCTTTTTTGACAGCATTGCAGAAGAAGAGCTGTACAGCCTCTCTGTCAGGATGAAAGCAACAAATAAAGGGTGCAGTATGAAACGGGATTATACCTTAGGAGAACGGGAATTGTCTTTAATGAGTATGCTGTCAGTGTAG